CCGATTGCGTTAAAATCGCGCACCACTCCATCATCGATCTATTATTGATGCCGCTTCACGACTTAATTGCTTTTTTTGATCGGTTATCCCTTACCCCACGGGAGGCCACTATGGTCCAAAGAGTCGTCGTAGAAATTAAAAACAGGCTCCGTTACCTCGCCCAAGTAGGGTTAGCCTATTTAACCCTCAGCAGGCCTATGGCCACCCTGTCCGGCGGCGAGCAGCAGCGGATTAAATTAGCCACGGCCTTAGGCAGTCCCCTATTTGGTGCCATTTATATTTTAGACGAGCCCACCATTGGGCTACATCCCCGTGATACCGATCGGTTGGTGCAGTTGTTGGTAGACTTAAAAACCCAAGGCAATACAGTCATTGTCGTAGAGCATGAAGCCTTGGTCATGCGTGCGGCCGATACCATTATGGAGATAGGCCCTGAAGCAGGCGCCCATGGCGGCACCTTGGTCTTCCAAGGCACCTTTCCAGCCTTGATGCAAGCCACCACCCATACCGCAGACTACCTCAATGGCACTGCCGCCATTCCTTTGCCCCCCCGCAGGCGTCCTTGGCGCAAGCGTCTATTGATTCAAGAGGTTAACCTCCACAACCTCCAAAATGTCACCGTTGCCATTCCCCTGAATGTATGCACCGTAGTAACAGGCGTCAGTGGGTCAGGCAAATCCACCTTGATAAAAGAGGTCCTTTATCCCGCTTTAGCCGCCCGTCTGCACCAACCCACTTCCCTTTCAGGGCCCTCTACCCCCTTATCTGGAGATTGGGCTTCCCTGCAAGCCGTAGAGCTGATCCACCACCATCCACTAGGCAAATCCTCCCGTTCCAATCCAGCCACCTATTTAGCCATTTACGATGCCATTCGAGACCTTTTTGCCCAAACCGCTTTAGCCCGTTCCCGTCATTACCAGGCAGGCCATTTTTCCTTTAATTCCGAGAAAGGCCAATGTCCCACCTGCCGTGGCGAGGGCCATCAAAAGATAGAGATGCAATTTATGGCAGACATCTACCTCTCCTGTACCTCCTGTAAAGGGAGTCGTTTTAAGTCTGAGATAGCCGATATAACCTATTCTGGCAAAAACGTAGCCCAAGTACTCAGCATGACCGTAGCAGAAGCCTTACCCTTTTTTGCCGATCACCCTGCCATTGTCCATAAGTTAAAAGTATTACAAAAAGTTGGCTTAGGGTACATCCAACTCGGGCAATCTTCCAGTTCATTAAGTGGCGGAGAAGCCCAGCGGTTGAAGCTAGCCTATTATTTAGAAAAAGAGTTAGCAGATCAGCCCATATTATTTATATTTGATGAGCCCACTACCGGCCTCCATATGCATGACGTAGCCCAATTGGTCAAGGCCTTTCATGCCTTGATTCATCAAGGCCATACCGTCGTCGTCATTGAGCACCATCTTGACATCATCAAAAGTGCAGATTGGCTGATTGACTTAGGCCCTGACGGCGGCCAGCAAGGCGGGCAAGTAGTATTTACCGGTACACCAGAAACCCTGATCCAGCAAAGTCAGAACCATACCGCCCATTATTTAAAGCAAATAATGTAGAAAATACTTGCATCGTATCTTTTTTTATATTATCATTGTAGCAAATTAAAGGGCTTTCTACAAAGCTGTCTGGGGTGCTTGGTAACCGCAGCTAAGATGGTATATTTGGATGGTATTTGGTTATATGTTATTTTTGTATCAAAGCCCATTACAATCGTTAGGTGTTCCAGCGCTTAAAAATAGTTCATTAAATTAAATAATTCATAATCAATAAATTGAATAACAATGGTTTATAAAAAAATTGGAAATACAATTCCGTCTTTGTCCAGTCTACTCTTGGCTGGGGTGTTGTTTGTTGGTTGTAAGGATGGTAAGTGTACAGAAAACGCGGATGGTTCTGCTAATACTCAGAGCAAGGATCAGAAGCCTACTGTAGCAGAAGAAGGCGTGAAGAAGACTGAGAGGTCTAAGTCGTTTATCGATTCCCTTAGAGACATTTATTACTCCCTTTTTCGGTTTACAGAAGTGGGAGCTATAGTAGATAATGCTTCTGGTATTGTTATACGCCCGGAAGTTGTGAATCTCCAGCAGTTAGAACTACTAGATGGTTCAGAACTAAAGAAATCAGGCGAAGCTTTTTTTCAAAAATTTTCAGATGAAGATAACTTGCTTACTTATCCTAGTTCTCTGCGTGAATTGGTAAGACCTTTACAACATATGCCAAAATTCCGTACTGGTGCCTCTAAATCAGGAATTCAAAATAAATATGCGTATATTTCTGCTGCAAATACAATTGCTCAGGGTGTTCATCAGTTGTATGACTTCGCTGAACAAGTTAAAGGAGCCATAACTAGTTCTTTCTCTGAATGTGTGTCTTTAGAAGACGCCCTTAGTAAAGCCTTTAATATTTCCGGAGGGATAAAACAATATAAGGAAGGCCTAAAAGACATTTTTTCTAAAAAACATGCATTTAACAACTCTAGAAATTCTTATTTAAAAAGTGGGGCTCTGGCCATGATTAAGACTTTTACTACTAAAGAGTCATCTAATAATGAAGAAAATGGTAATGAAGACAAAAAACAAGAGACTCCTATATCGCTTTTGGGTGAAAAAATTTCTATTCTGATTAAAAATCGAAAGGATCCCCATCTATTGCCACAAATGGCTCTAGATGATCTAAGCAAGAAAGGGAGTATCCCTAAAGATCAATGGTATGTATTGGATGACAAGGGTGGTAAGTCTAAATATGCAATGTTTCAAGTTGATGACTTTACAGGTTCTTTGAAAAAGAAGTTTAACTATATTGACATCTCTGCAGGCGAATCTCCCGAGTCGGGTTCATATGGTGAGGAGGCATTGGATTTAAAATTCAATCAAATATTGCTTCTTCTTTTTACAAGTACAGGTAATAATATAAATAAAGAACTTAATTTCTTAGCTCTAGAACATAGGAGTGATGATAAAGAAAATACTGTTAGGTTAGTTGGACATAATGATACTTTCAAAAGTTTAGAACACTATGTTCAGAATAGAAATTACAAAAGCTTTGCTTCAACTCTAGGTAAGTATATAGAAAATGATCCTGAGTTAAAGGAGTTCTTTGTTATTCCAAATGAGAATGAAATCATGGACCTGATTTTTTCTGAAATTGATTCTGTGGATCAGTCGGTTGCTAATATAGGTGGAAATAGAAATTCGGATTCTATATATGGTAAATTAGGTACTCAAAGTCTTTCTTTGCAAATAGTTAAGAATATTCTACATAACCTGTTTAATGTTCCGTTTAAGGATGATCTAGAAATGCACATAAAAAGTATTGTCAGTTCTTATCATAAGAAAGAATTTAATGAAACGACTGCATTATTTAAGCATAGAGTAGGCGCTCGCATTCTTTCTGAACTTATTTATGGTGAGGGTAAAAAAATAGACGATGATATAGATAACAATAGTGTATTATTTAGCCGTCGGCAAACAGGCCAAGACCTTATTCAAGCCGTTCGTGATGTGGTCCGTAAAAGTTTAGAAGAGTGTGCAGTTCTTTTCTTGAATAACGGTAATTATCAACCTACTAGCGTAACTAAGCAAATATTGCTTTGGGTCAAAGACTTATCTGATCTGTTAGTTGCTAGACGTGATTCAAAATCTGTTGACTATAAAGATTTGGAGGATACTGTTAATACTGCAATTAAGGGATTAGGTGCTGGAAACAACACCCCATTCAGTATCGATAAATTTTGTAAAGCTATGGAGCATTGTTGTGGGCAGTTAGAGGCTGTTCTTAGCGCTAAGGTGTCAGATTTCCTTGATTCAGATAGCAAACAAAATGCAAAATCGTTTTTCGATAAAATCACTTTATCTGATCCTCGTTTTGATGTTATTGATAAATACAAGGAGAAATATCGAAGGAGTATGATAAACACTTCAGAAGATGCATCCCAAAACCTTTAGTCTTTGATTCTACTTTTCTAGATTAATTCTTCTAAAATGGGGGTTAGCTTTTGCTGGCTCCCATTTTTTTTGTATCTGATTGGTAACTAAAAATATCCGTCAGCTATAGGGTTATAGCTGTTTGTGTTTTGAGGGTTATTTAGGTAGACTTCTACAGCTTGCAGGCAAAATAGGTTCGCTACTATGCAATCCAAATTTATAAGAGAAAAATTTCTTGAATTTTTTATACAGAAAGGGCACCAACACCAGCCTGCTGTGCCTATCATAGGAAAAGATGATCCCTCTTTGCTATTTGTTAATGCGGGTATGAATCCCTTTAAAGAGGTCATTTTAGGCAACCAACCGATTACGGCTCCGCGTGTGGTTACGGTGCAGCCTTGTTTGCGTGTATCTGGTAAACACAATGACCTGGAAGAAGTCGGGGTGGATACCTACCACCATACCCTTTTTGAGATGCTAGGCAACTGGTCCTTTGGAGACTATTTTAAAGAAGCAGCCATTGCCTGGGCATGGGAGCTCCTAACTGAAGTCTATCAACTGCCTAAGGCAGAGATCTATGTAACCATATTTGCCGGAGACGCGCAAGATGGCCTGCCCAAAGATAATGAAGCTGCTGCCATCTGGGCCGAATATCTGCCTGCAGAACGTATCCTTGCCTGTGGCAAGGAAGCTAACTTCTGGGAAATGGGTGAACAAGGACCCTGTGGGCCCTGTTCTGAAATACATATAGACATTCGCCCTGAAGCTGAACGTAAAACCTTACCTGCTGCGCAGTTGGTTAACCAAGGCCACCCTCAGGTTATAGAGATCTGGAACCTGGTGTTTATGGAATACAACCGGCAGGCTTCTGGTAGACTCGTGGACCTCCCGCATAAACATATCGATACGGGTATGGGCTTTGAACGGTTGGCGATGGTGTTGCAAGGGAAAACGTCTACCTATGATACCGATGTCTTTACGCCACTGATCGCAAAGATCCAACGGCTTGCGGGTAAACCCTACAGCGACACGATGGCAGTGGCCATGCGGGTGATTGCAGACCACCTCCGTGCTGTGGCTTTTGCCATTGCTGATGGCCAAGCGCCTGCACCTACCAAAGCAGCTTATGTGATACGGCGTATCTTGCGTAGGGCCATTCGCTATGGCTATAGCCACTTGGGGATCCAAACGCCTTTTATCTATCAATTGGTACCCGTCTTAGTGGCACAGATGGAAGGGATATATCCCAACCTAAGCGCTCAACAGGACTATATCGCCCAATGTATTCAATCGGAAGAAACTGCCTTTTTAAAAACATTGGCTACTGGCTTACAGCTTTTTAACCAGCTGGATGCCCGAAATATCCATCAAGGTAGCATAGAGGGCCGCGTGGCCTTTACACTCTATGATACCTATGGCTTCCCCTTAGACCTGACCCTGCTGCTGGCTAAGGAAAAAGGCCTGACGGTAGATGTAGCCGGTTTCCAACAGGCACTCCAAGAACAAAAAAAACGCTCGCAGAAAGATGCCGCTAGCAGCCAAGGGGATTGGCAAGTAATCCAAACAGGGGTTCAACCCCGATTTGTAGGCTATGATGCGTTGGCCATAACCACTTCTATTGTACAATGGCGAGCCATTACCAATAAACAAGGCGTTGCCTACCAATTGGTGTTGGCAGCTACTCCTTTCTATCCAGAAGGCGGCGGGCAAGTGGCTGATGTAGGGGTTATAATCTCTGGTCAACAATCTATTTCCGTGCTAGATGTACAAAAAGAGCATGGCTTAATACTCCATACGGTTGACCAGTTGCCCACGCAGCTGGCGCAGCCTCAGCTGGGGCAGCCTCGGCTAGAACAGCCTATAGAAGCCCGTGTAGATCCCGTC
The nucleotide sequence above comes from Cardinium endosymbiont of Sogatella furcifera. Encoded proteins:
- the alaS gene encoding alanine--tRNA ligase, which encodes MQSKFIREKFLEFFIQKGHQHQPAVPIIGKDDPSLLFVNAGMNPFKEVILGNQPITAPRVVTVQPCLRVSGKHNDLEEVGVDTYHHTLFEMLGNWSFGDYFKEAAIAWAWELLTEVYQLPKAEIYVTIFAGDAQDGLPKDNEAAAIWAEYLPAERILACGKEANFWEMGEQGPCGPCSEIHIDIRPEAERKTLPAAQLVNQGHPQVIEIWNLVFMEYNRQASGRLVDLPHKHIDTGMGFERLAMVLQGKTSTYDTDVFTPLIAKIQRLAGKPYSDTMAVAMRVIADHLRAVAFAIADGQAPAPTKAAYVIRRILRRAIRYGYSHLGIQTPFIYQLVPVLVAQMEGIYPNLSAQQDYIAQCIQSEETAFLKTLATGLQLFNQLDARNIHQGSIEGRVAFTLYDTYGFPLDLTLLLAKEKGLTVDVAGFQQALQEQKKRSQKDAASSQGDWQVIQTGVQPRFVGYDALAITTSIVQWRAITNKQGVAYQLVLAATPFYPEGGGQVADVGVIISGQQSISVLDVQKEHGLILHTVDQLPTQLAQPQLGQPRLEQPIEARVDPVQRTLVAGNHTATHLLQAALRAVVGDHVVQKGSLVTPALLRFDFAHPTKLSDAQIEAVEAMVNEKIRANIACIEQRAVPLETAKAMGAQALFGEKYGAEVRVIAFDPAYSIELCGGTHLPCTGSIGFFKIIRETAVASGIRRIEALTACQAHQFVTQQAATLNAIAALLKHPKALVQAVEKLLCEKKQLQKQLAVYQAQAIEQIQLSFEQVGGVYLLLQVVQLPHPDALQQLALRYRNQYKKSIILLAATFDQQAHLMMVVSEALAPSYNAHALMQSIASLIAGKGGGQPLLATARGDNPAGIPDALQAIRRLLVSADVIE
- the uvrA gene encoding excinuclease ABC subunit UvrA translates to MRPHLADLDTLSPKDFIIIRGARMHNLKNISVAIPRNQLVVVTGLSGSGKSSLILDTLFVEAQRMYVESVSAYARQFLGKLAKPLVDAIQGLSPAIAIQQNVANKNPRSTVGTLTELCDYLYLLYARIGTTYSPISGQKVKKDSVSDVVDYIQQQADGTKVLILYPIAVADQAALVQKLKVEQGKGFTRVMQGDHLFYIEALLAGKERLSLDQPIYGLVDRIVVNKADQDNQYRIADSVQVAFFEGMGHAVVALVGLGQQAFSDRFELDGLTFALPTVSFFSFNTPHGACKACSGLGQITGIDPHKVIPNPALSLVEGAIAPWNGATMSKWLAPLLAAHEALRLPIYAPYSSLTPDQQTLVWQGKGDFLGLNRFFDFCATQTHKIQYSVLLSRYRGKTPCTVCKGSRVRADADCVKIAHHSIIDLLLMPLHDLIAFFDRLSLTPREATMVQRVVVEIKNRLRYLAQVGLAYLTLSRPMATLSGGEQQRIKLATALGSPLFGAIYILDEPTIGLHPRDTDRLVQLLVDLKTQGNTVIVVEHEALVMRAADTIMEIGPEAGAHGGTLVFQGTFPALMQATTHTADYLNGTAAIPLPPRRRPWRKRLLIQEVNLHNLQNVTVAIPLNVCTVVTGVSGSGKSTLIKEVLYPALAARLHQPTSLSGPSTPLSGDWASLQAVELIHHHPLGKSSRSNPATYLAIYDAIRDLFAQTALARSRHYQAGHFSFNSEKGQCPTCRGEGHQKIEMQFMADIYLSCTSCKGSRFKSEIADITYSGKNVAQVLSMTVAEALPFFADHPAIVHKLKVLQKVGLGYIQLGQSSSSLSGGEAQRLKLAYYLEKELADQPILFIFDEPTTGLHMHDVAQLVKAFHALIHQGHTVVVIEHHLDIIKSADWLIDLGPDGGQQGGQVVFTGTPETLIQQSQNHTAHYLKQIM